From Tsuneonella aeria, one genomic window encodes:
- a CDS encoding amidohydrolase family protein, protein MKLWFAAAFALAAAPLAAQDRVVIQGARVFDGTGARAKVADVLVEDGRIAAVGPSLAVPAGATRVDGRGRTLIPGLHDLHTHTRATAYGGSDDLPKAWAAYLLAGVTSINDFSVSGEMIAPIRALAAPGGGFWAPNLAQAVRFGVPGGHGTEYGWGHFFTMQAATPRAAHALTPLALSYDPDVLKVFADGWRYGRDGDLMSMNRPTLAAIVADAHKAGKPVVTHTVTLEGAKVAAAAGVDALGHGIGDALVDDELIDLMRRNGTAYVPTLVVYEPQETRSFAAVEAQDLNAGERAREARAQGGVVEAYDAKRWAIMRENIRRLRKKRILIGIGTDAGIGGVYHGQSAVRETIWLTRLGFTPAEALVAATSTSAAIMHGEGGHGTIAPGKRADLVLVNGAPDKRIDDLWNVERVWVAGREAPLAELRALRDRAGSTLLTAVVMTGPILTQLRPDGRSDLDTLPVATTDSGIDHSHLHVIPVEGHGRTFLAAQMGAAPRPFVQWVLPLTRGAVTLADARAFDGVEMTVRGTGDYRLILESYGLDGGDWFAAPFSATSGTVRLPFKTFASRNADAALDLARLRALRVELTGETGGTASLEVGPVRFYRD, encoded by the coding sequence ATGAAACTATGGTTCGCCGCCGCGTTTGCGCTCGCCGCCGCGCCGCTCGCCGCGCAGGACCGTGTCGTCATCCAGGGCGCCCGCGTGTTCGACGGGACCGGCGCGCGTGCAAAGGTCGCGGACGTGCTGGTGGAGGACGGGCGGATCGCGGCGGTGGGCCCGTCGCTCGCGGTTCCGGCGGGCGCCACGCGCGTCGACGGGCGGGGCAGGACGCTGATCCCCGGCTTGCACGATCTTCATACCCACACCCGCGCCACCGCCTACGGCGGGTCGGACGATCTGCCCAAGGCGTGGGCCGCATATCTGTTGGCGGGCGTCACCTCGATTAACGATTTCTCCGTCTCGGGCGAAATGATCGCGCCGATCCGCGCCCTGGCGGCCCCCGGCGGAGGCTTCTGGGCGCCGAACCTGGCGCAGGCGGTCCGCTTCGGCGTGCCGGGCGGGCACGGGACGGAATACGGCTGGGGCCACTTCTTTACGATGCAGGCCGCCACGCCGCGGGCCGCCCACGCGCTGACCCCGCTCGCGCTGTCATACGATCCCGACGTGCTGAAGGTCTTCGCCGACGGCTGGCGCTATGGCCGCGACGGCGATCTCATGTCGATGAACCGGCCCACGCTCGCCGCGATCGTCGCCGATGCGCACAAGGCCGGCAAGCCGGTGGTCACCCACACCGTGACGCTGGAAGGGGCAAAGGTCGCCGCCGCCGCCGGCGTCGATGCCCTGGGCCACGGAATCGGCGATGCCCTGGTCGATGACGAACTCATCGACCTGATGCGCCGCAACGGCACCGCTTACGTCCCCACGCTGGTGGTTTACGAACCGCAGGAGACCCGCAGCTTCGCTGCCGTGGAAGCGCAGGATCTCAACGCGGGCGAGCGGGCGCGGGAGGCGCGGGCGCAGGGGGGCGTGGTCGAAGCCTACGATGCGAAACGCTGGGCGATCATGCGCGAGAATATCCGCCGTTTGCGCAAAAAGAGAATTCTCATCGGCATCGGCACCGACGCGGGAATCGGCGGGGTCTACCACGGCCAGAGCGCCGTTCGGGAGACGATCTGGCTGACCCGCCTTGGCTTCACCCCCGCCGAAGCCCTCGTCGCCGCCACCAGCACCAGCGCCGCGATCATGCACGGGGAGGGGGGGCACGGCACGATCGCGCCCGGCAAACGCGCCGATCTGGTCCTCGTGAACGGCGCGCCCGACAAGCGTATCGACGACCTGTGGAACGTCGAGCGCGTCTGGGTCGCCGGGCGCGAGGCGCCGCTCGCCGAACTGCGCGCCCTGCGCGACCGGGCCGGCAGCACGCTCCTGACTGCCGTCGTGATGACCGGCCCGATCCTCACCCAGCTGCGCCCCGACGGGCGGAGCGATCTCGATACCCTGCCGGTGGCAACGACCGATTCCGGGATCGATCATTCACATCTTCACGTCATTCCCGTGGAGGGGCACGGGCGCACGTTCCTTGCCGCCCAGATGGGCGCCGCCCCGCGCCCCTTCGTGCAATGGGTCCTGCCGCTCACCCGCGGCGCCGTGACGCTGGCCGATGCGCGCGCCTTCGACGGGGTGGAGATGACTGTTCGGGGAACCGGTGATTATCGTTTGATTCTGGAAAGTTACGGGCTCGATGGCGGCGACTGGTTCGCTGCGCCCTTCTCTGCCACATCGGGAACGGTGCGCCTGCCCTTCAAGACCTTCGCCAGCCGGAACGCCGACGCGGCGCTCGACCTTGCCCGCCTGCGCGCGCTGCGCGTCGAGCTGACCGGCGAGACCGGCGGCACCGCGTCGCTGGAAGTGGGCCCGGTGCGGTTCTACCGCGACTGA
- a CDS encoding N-acyl-D-amino-acid deacylase family protein — protein sequence MRRLAPALAVALLASCTTPPHGAADAPFDLLIRGGTVYPGGAAPFRGDIAIRGDRIVAIGPGVAGSAARTIDARGMIVSPGFIDPHTHMTGWLTDPDPKRRLVEPFLAQGVTTAVVGNDGGGPVEIAALLDGAGERPVGINFAAFTGFGTIRAAVIGDARRAPTADELSRETAVVRRAMCEGALGISTGLFYAPQSFSEKPEVVALARTAGEMGGIYDTHLRDESDYTVGLGVAVDETIAIAREAGIPVHISHIKALGVNVHGMAPAIIDKVEAARAAGLAVTASQYPWEASGTSMVASLVPLWALDGGRQAMLARLEDPAQQERVRVGMAENLGRRGGAGTLLIAEGRWKGSRLSHVAAAMHTDPISAAIAVIRTGDVGVVSFNMAEADIAAFMRQPWVVTGSDASGGHPRVFGSFARKYAVYVRERQVLSLRDFIDRSTAVTADILGIADRGRLKVGHFADVAVFDPATFAARATYEEPERTAVGMRVVIVNGRVALEGGALTGTAAGRALRHRPPPGRCPDQSR from the coding sequence ATGAGGCGTTTGGCGCCGGCATTGGCGGTGGCCCTGCTCGCCTCGTGCACCACCCCGCCCCACGGCGCGGCGGACGCTCCGTTCGACTTGCTCATCCGCGGGGGGACGGTCTATCCGGGTGGCGCGGCGCCCTTCCGCGGAGATATCGCGATCAGAGGCGACCGGATCGTCGCCATCGGCCCCGGGGTCGCGGGGAGCGCGGCGCGCACCATCGATGCGCGGGGGATGATCGTCTCGCCAGGCTTCATCGATCCGCATACCCACATGACCGGCTGGCTGACCGACCCCGACCCGAAGCGCCGGCTGGTCGAGCCGTTCCTCGCGCAGGGCGTTACCACGGCGGTTGTCGGCAATGACGGCGGCGGCCCGGTCGAAATTGCCGCCCTGCTGGACGGCGCTGGCGAGCGACCGGTCGGGATCAACTTCGCCGCCTTTACCGGCTTCGGCACGATCCGGGCGGCCGTGATCGGCGACGCGCGCCGCGCGCCCACGGCCGACGAACTGTCACGCGAGACCGCGGTCGTGCGCCGCGCGATGTGCGAAGGCGCGTTGGGTATCTCGACCGGGTTGTTCTACGCTCCGCAGAGCTTCTCGGAAAAGCCGGAGGTCGTCGCGCTCGCCAGGACCGCAGGCGAGATGGGCGGTATCTACGACACGCATCTGCGCGACGAATCGGATTATACCGTGGGCCTCGGCGTGGCGGTGGACGAAACGATCGCCATCGCGCGGGAAGCCGGCATTCCGGTCCATATCTCGCATATCAAGGCGCTGGGCGTGAACGTGCACGGGATGGCGCCGGCCATCATCGACAAGGTGGAGGCGGCGCGCGCGGCGGGCCTTGCAGTCACCGCGAGCCAGTATCCGTGGGAGGCAAGCGGCACCAGCATGGTCGCCTCGCTCGTCCCGCTATGGGCGCTCGACGGCGGGCGCCAGGCAATGCTCGCGCGCCTCGAGGACCCGGCGCAGCAGGAACGCGTGCGGGTCGGCATGGCGGAAAACCTCGGCCGGCGCGGGGGCGCGGGCACGCTGCTGATCGCCGAAGGGCGGTGGAAGGGCAGCCGCCTGTCCCACGTCGCTGCTGCCATGCACACCGACCCGATCAGCGCCGCCATCGCCGTCATCCGCACGGGTGACGTCGGGGTGGTGAGTTTCAACATGGCAGAAGCGGACATTGCCGCGTTCATGCGCCAACCCTGGGTCGTCACGGGCTCGGACGCATCGGGCGGGCACCCGCGGGTGTTCGGCAGCTTCGCAAGGAAATACGCCGTTTACGTCAGGGAGCGGCAAGTCCTCTCCCTCCGCGATTTCATCGACCGCAGCACTGCTGTGACGGCCGACATACTCGGCATCGCGGATCGCGGGCGGCTCAAGGTCGGGCATTTCGCCGACGTCGCGGTGTTCGACCCCGCGACATTCGCGGCGCGGGCGACGTATGAGGAACCCGAACGCACCGCTGTCGGCATGCGCGTGGTGATCGTCAACGGACGGGTTGCGTTGGAGGGCGGAGCGTTGACGGGCACGGCGGCCGGACGCGCGCTGCGTCATCGTCCGCCGCCCGGCAGGTGCCCCGATCAGTCGCGGTAG
- the dgcA gene encoding N-acetyl-D-Glu racemase DgcA, whose translation MSRILHARTDRFELNRPFHISRGVKTAAEVITVELHEDGFVGRGEGVPYPRYGESPGRALAEIADVRDAVERGASREELARFMKAGAARNALDCALWDLEARRSGQSVAELLGAPPLAPLPTALTIVIGTPAVMAAEASRVADAPLIKVKVNADNPLAAIRAVRGAAPNAALIVDPNESWDEALVRAAMPALATLGVAVLEQPCPTDGDAWMEGYSGPVPICADESVHTLADLEIVARRYQAINIKLDKTGGLTAALELAAAARARGMGLMSGCMVCSSLGIAPALHVARLSDWADLDGPLWLAEDRPGGVSERGGIMHPPAEGFWG comes from the coding sequence GTGTCCCGAATCCTCCACGCCCGCACCGACCGCTTTGAACTGAACCGCCCGTTCCACATCTCGCGCGGGGTGAAGACCGCTGCCGAGGTCATTACGGTGGAGCTGCACGAGGACGGATTCGTCGGCCGGGGCGAAGGGGTCCCCTATCCCCGCTATGGCGAAAGCCCGGGCCGCGCCCTCGCGGAAATCGCCGACGTCCGCGACGCGGTGGAGCGCGGCGCCTCGCGCGAAGAGCTTGCCCGGTTCATGAAAGCGGGCGCCGCCCGAAACGCGCTCGATTGCGCACTGTGGGATCTCGAAGCCAGGCGCAGCGGGCAGAGCGTGGCCGAGCTGCTCGGCGCGCCGCCGCTCGCCCCGCTGCCGACTGCGCTGACGATCGTCATCGGCACGCCCGCTGTCATGGCGGCGGAAGCGTCACGCGTTGCCGATGCGCCGCTGATCAAGGTGAAGGTCAACGCCGATAACCCGCTGGCCGCCATCCGCGCCGTGCGCGGCGCCGCGCCCAACGCGGCCCTGATCGTCGATCCGAACGAAAGCTGGGATGAGGCCTTGGTCCGCGCCGCCATGCCCGCGCTCGCCACCCTGGGCGTCGCGGTGCTGGAGCAGCCGTGCCCGACCGACGGCGATGCCTGGATGGAAGGATACAGCGGGCCGGTGCCGATCTGCGCCGACGAATCCGTCCATACGCTTGCCGATCTGGAAATTGTCGCGCGCCGGTACCAGGCGATCAACATCAAGCTGGACAAGACCGGCGGGCTGACCGCCGCCCTCGAACTGGCAGCCGCCGCACGGGCCAGGGGTATGGGATTGATGAGCGGTTGCATGGTCTGTTCCTCGCTCGGCATCGCGCCGGCGCTCCATGTCGCGCGGCTATCGGATTGGGCCGACCTCGACGGACCGCTATGGCTGGCGGAAGACCGGCCTGGCGGCGTCAGCGAACGGGGCGGGATCATGCACCCGCCTGCCGAAGGGTTCTGGGGATGA
- the dgcN gene encoding N-acetyltransferase DgcN, with product MTIPAPFLLYLGSTTDPVAIKTSRGLATFRREDCVGEFRHDDCPLTLGLPRMTIAQGVAAGARTLVLGIANAGGTMDPQLVADARAALDAGLNVASGLHQRLRDVPELAELAETRGLSLFDVRDPPAAIPVGTGSPRAGRRVLTVGTDCSVGKMYASLALVNGLRARGATADFRATGQTGILIAGGGVPLDAVVADFISGAIEQLVPARTDGGWDVIEGQGSLYHPSFAGVSTGLLHGAQPHALVLCHDPARTGIRGLPERPLPDLAECLAFNIQVARLTRPDVRGAGLCLNTSAFGEDVARDLCAETADRLGLPCTDPHRFGVDAIVDELLCPESSTPAPTALN from the coding sequence GTGACCATCCCCGCGCCTTTCCTGCTCTATCTCGGCAGCACGACCGATCCGGTGGCGATCAAGACCTCGCGCGGGCTGGCGACCTTCAGGCGCGAGGATTGTGTCGGCGAATTCCGGCACGACGATTGCCCCCTCACCCTCGGCCTGCCGCGCATGACGATCGCGCAAGGCGTGGCGGCCGGGGCGCGGACGCTGGTGCTGGGCATTGCCAACGCCGGGGGGACGATGGACCCGCAGCTGGTGGCAGACGCGCGCGCCGCGCTGGATGCTGGGCTCAACGTCGCATCGGGCCTGCACCAGCGCCTGCGCGATGTGCCGGAACTGGCGGAACTGGCAGAGACGCGCGGGCTTTCGCTGTTCGACGTGCGCGACCCCCCTGCCGCCATTCCGGTCGGCACGGGCTCCCCGCGCGCCGGCCGCCGTGTCCTGACCGTGGGCACGGATTGCTCTGTGGGCAAGATGTATGCCTCGCTCGCCCTCGTGAATGGCCTGCGCGCACGCGGCGCGACGGCAGATTTTCGCGCGACCGGACAGACCGGCATCCTGATCGCCGGGGGCGGTGTGCCGCTCGATGCCGTGGTGGCCGACTTCATCTCCGGCGCGATCGAGCAGCTTGTCCCGGCGCGCACCGATGGCGGGTGGGATGTGATCGAAGGGCAAGGATCGCTCTACCACCCGTCATTCGCAGGGGTTTCGACCGGCCTGCTTCACGGTGCCCAGCCCCATGCACTGGTGCTGTGCCACGATCCCGCGCGAACGGGAATTCGCGGCCTGCCCGAACGGCCGCTTCCCGACCTCGCCGAATGCCTTGCCTTCAACATCCAGGTCGCGCGCCTCACCCGCCCGGATGTGCGGGGGGCGGGCCTGTGCCTCAACACCTCCGCCTTCGGCGAAGATGTGGCCCGCGACCTGTGCGCCGAAACCGCGGATCGCCTGGGCCTGCCTTGCACTGATCCCCATCGCTTCGGCGTCGATGCCATCGTAGATGAACTGCTGTGTCCCGAATCCTCCACGCCCGCACCGACCGCTTTGAACTGA
- a CDS encoding LysR family transcriptional regulator: MNLRHIEVFHAVYVNGSVSAAARMLNVSQPSVSKVLRHAESLLGFPLFDRTGGRLVPTEDAHTLFSEVAEIQDRVYALREASRNLKRGAGSLLRVSALPSIALDALPLTVAQFMRKHSGTRFDLQTVHHADLLRKLYERETDVAVAYEVPPGAPLGRHWLGASELVVLYREADMPGAPARIGLEELAGRPLVSLAASGPIGALFSAEVQRLGIELDEVVSARTFHIATALVRLGVGMTVVDNLTARASLVPGLAMRPLKSRLTFDIHAMYLLERPPSALATAFLKNLARTIDALSRPA, translated from the coding sequence ATGAACCTGCGCCATATCGAGGTTTTCCACGCGGTCTATGTCAACGGATCGGTCAGCGCGGCGGCGCGGATGCTCAACGTCTCGCAGCCTTCGGTGTCGAAGGTCCTTCGGCACGCGGAATCGCTGCTCGGCTTCCCGCTGTTCGATCGCACGGGCGGACGGCTCGTCCCGACCGAGGACGCCCATACGCTGTTTTCCGAAGTCGCGGAGATCCAGGACCGGGTCTATGCCCTCCGTGAAGCGAGCCGAAACCTGAAGCGGGGCGCTGGGTCGCTGCTGCGCGTATCGGCCCTTCCCTCGATCGCGCTCGATGCCCTGCCGCTCACGGTGGCGCAGTTCATGCGCAAGCATTCGGGCACCCGGTTCGACCTGCAAACGGTCCACCACGCCGATCTGCTTCGCAAGCTCTACGAACGCGAGACGGACGTGGCCGTCGCATACGAGGTCCCGCCCGGCGCGCCGCTCGGACGGCACTGGTTGGGGGCGAGCGAACTGGTCGTGCTCTACCGGGAAGCGGACATGCCGGGCGCCCCGGCGCGTATCGGGCTCGAGGAGCTCGCCGGCCGCCCGCTCGTAAGCCTTGCCGCCAGCGGCCCGATCGGCGCGCTGTTTTCTGCTGAGGTCCAGCGCCTGGGGATCGAGCTCGACGAGGTGGTCTCCGCGCGAACCTTCCACATTGCGACCGCCCTGGTGCGGCTGGGCGTGGGCATGACCGTGGTGGACAACCTCACCGCCCGGGCATCGCTGGTGCCGGGCCTGGCGATGCGGCCGCTGAAGTCGCGCCTCACCTTCGACATCCACGCGATGTACCTGCTCGAACGCCCACCATCGGCACTGGCGACAGCGTTCCTCAAGAACCTGGCGCGGACGATCGACGCGCTGTCTCGCCCGGCATAA
- a CDS encoding CaiB/BaiF CoA transferase family protein has protein sequence MNGALQGIRVLDLSRVLAGPWCTQMLGDLGADVIKVEQPGAGDDTRAWGPPFLPGSRDSAYFSCANRNKRSIAVDIATAGGADIIRRLVAEADVVVENFRVGGLAKYGLDYETLSAQKPDLVWCSITGFGQTGPDRDRGGYDFLIQGMSGLMSVTGAADGPPTKVGVPISDLTTGLYAAVSILAALRHRDRTGEGQRIDLSLLDAQLALMSNQAANYLNGGREPGRMGNQHPNIVPYQTFACADGDMLIATANDRQFGKLVRVLGLCELADDPRFHAMHARSANKDALLALLGPAIASWQAADLVAALNAVGVPSGRANTVPQALADPQVEAREMVRTIDRADGSPVRFLAFPPQLSASPATYRTAPPRAGQDTRAVLRDTLGLDDAAVDRLIDDGVVAKGAA, from the coding sequence ATGAACGGCGCTCTACAGGGCATCCGTGTCCTCGACCTCTCGCGCGTGCTGGCGGGGCCGTGGTGCACGCAGATGCTGGGCGATCTCGGCGCGGACGTGATCAAGGTCGAGCAGCCCGGCGCGGGCGACGACACCCGGGCCTGGGGTCCGCCGTTCCTGCCGGGTTCGCGCGATTCGGCCTACTTTTCGTGCGCCAATCGCAACAAGCGTTCGATCGCCGTCGACATTGCCACGGCCGGAGGGGCGGATATCATCCGCCGTCTCGTCGCCGAGGCAGACGTGGTGGTCGAGAATTTCCGTGTCGGCGGACTCGCGAAGTACGGCCTCGATTACGAGACACTCAGCGCGCAGAAGCCCGACCTCGTGTGGTGCTCGATCACCGGTTTCGGCCAGACCGGCCCCGACAGGGACCGCGGCGGATACGATTTCCTGATCCAGGGCATGAGCGGCTTGATGAGCGTGACCGGCGCGGCCGACGGTCCGCCGACGAAAGTCGGTGTACCGATCAGCGATCTCACCACCGGCCTGTACGCCGCCGTCTCGATTCTCGCCGCCCTTCGGCACCGCGACCGCACCGGGGAAGGGCAGCGGATCGACCTCTCCCTGCTCGACGCGCAGCTTGCGCTCATGAGCAACCAGGCTGCCAATTACCTCAACGGCGGGCGGGAGCCAGGGCGGATGGGCAACCAGCATCCCAACATCGTGCCGTACCAGACGTTCGCGTGCGCGGATGGAGACATGCTGATCGCGACCGCCAATGACCGCCAGTTCGGAAAGCTCGTCCGCGTGCTCGGTCTGTGCGAACTGGCGGACGACCCGCGGTTCCATGCCATGCACGCGCGCAGCGCCAACAAGGACGCGCTCCTTGCCTTGCTTGGCCCGGCCATCGCGAGCTGGCAGGCGGCGGACCTTGTCGCTGCGCTCAATGCCGTCGGCGTGCCGAGCGGGCGTGCGAACACCGTGCCCCAGGCCCTCGCCGACCCGCAGGTGGAGGCGCGCGAGATGGTCCGCACGATCGATCGCGCCGATGGCAGCCCTGTGCGCTTCCTTGCGTTCCCGCCCCAGCTTTCCGCCAGCCCGGCGACGTACCGCACGGCCCCTCCCCGCGCGGGGCAGGATACACGTGCAGTCCTGCGCGACACGCTCGGCCTGGACGACGCGGCGGTCGATCGCTTGATTGACGATGGCGTGGTGGCGAAAGGCGCCGCATGA
- a CDS encoding crotonase/enoyl-CoA hydratase family protein encodes MTPFLNIAREGAVMTVTMDRPQDRNAITEPEQSAEFVALADMLARDRTVRAVVLTGAGKSFCAGGNVKSMREKTGLFAGSPFDQRNHYRTTVQTIGRAMWELEVPVIAAINGHAIGLGFDISLMCDIRIMAEGAVVAESYVKLGIIPGGGGAWLLPRVVGTARASQMTLTGDAVDAATALEYGIVSEVLAAENLLPRAQGIAAAIAANPGHATRMAKRLMREGMDQKLPTHLEVAAAYQALSHHTADHAEAIDAFLDKRAPAFRDR; translated from the coding sequence ATGACCCCGTTCCTCAACATCGCGCGGGAAGGTGCCGTGATGACGGTGACGATGGACCGGCCGCAGGATCGCAACGCCATCACCGAACCCGAACAGAGCGCCGAGTTCGTCGCCCTGGCAGACATGCTCGCCCGGGATCGAACCGTGCGCGCGGTGGTGCTGACCGGCGCCGGCAAGTCTTTCTGCGCCGGGGGCAACGTGAAATCGATGCGCGAGAAGACCGGCCTGTTCGCCGGCAGTCCGTTCGACCAGCGCAATCATTATCGCACCACCGTGCAGACGATCGGCCGCGCGATGTGGGAGCTCGAGGTCCCGGTCATCGCGGCGATCAACGGCCATGCCATCGGCCTAGGCTTCGACATCAGCCTGATGTGCGACATCCGCATCATGGCGGAAGGCGCCGTGGTGGCGGAAAGCTATGTGAAGCTGGGGATCATTCCGGGCGGCGGCGGCGCCTGGCTCCTGCCGCGCGTCGTCGGTACGGCACGCGCAAGCCAGATGACATTGACGGGCGATGCGGTCGATGCCGCCACGGCCCTGGAATACGGCATCGTGAGCGAAGTCCTCGCCGCCGAGAACCTGCTTCCGCGCGCGCAGGGCATCGCCGCCGCGATTGCCGCCAATCCCGGGCACGCGACCCGCATGGCTAAGCGCCTGATGCGCGAAGGGATGGACCAGAAACTGCCCACGCACCTGGAAGTCGCCGCGGCGTACCAGGCCCTGTCGCATCACACGGCCGACCATGCCGAGGCGATCGACGCGTTCCTCGACAAGCGCGCGCCGGCGTTTCGCGACCGATGA
- a CDS encoding crotonase/enoyl-CoA hydratase family protein produces MEFRANERVSIDLDGDGVAHVRLTRGDKMNALDTEMFDRLIDAGQALQTMKGLRAVVLAGEGRAFCAGLDLASFGRHRADEPPLTERTYGNANRAQQVAMQWRKLPVPVIAAVHGVCFGGGLQIASGADIRVVAPDTRMAVMEMRWGLVPDMGGIALWRGLVRDDVLRELTYTNREFTGAEARAIGLATCVSEDPLAQATAIAQTIADRNPHAMRGAKRLINAMADKSTDDLLMEESREQHALLGSKNQMEAVMSGMEKRKARYDDA; encoded by the coding sequence ATGGAATTCCGGGCAAACGAACGGGTGTCGATCGATCTCGACGGGGATGGTGTAGCGCATGTCCGCCTGACCCGCGGCGACAAGATGAACGCGCTCGATACCGAAATGTTCGATCGCCTGATCGATGCCGGCCAGGCGCTGCAGACGATGAAGGGTCTGCGCGCGGTGGTGCTGGCAGGCGAAGGGCGCGCATTCTGCGCCGGTCTCGACCTGGCGAGCTTCGGCCGCCACCGGGCAGACGAACCGCCTCTGACCGAACGGACCTATGGCAATGCCAACCGGGCGCAGCAGGTGGCGATGCAGTGGCGCAAGCTGCCCGTTCCGGTGATTGCGGCCGTGCACGGGGTCTGCTTCGGCGGAGGCCTCCAGATCGCAAGCGGCGCCGATATTCGCGTGGTCGCGCCCGACACCCGTATGGCCGTCATGGAAATGCGCTGGGGCCTCGTGCCCGACATGGGCGGGATCGCGCTGTGGCGCGGCCTCGTCCGCGACGACGTGCTGCGCGAACTGACGTATACCAACCGCGAGTTTACCGGGGCGGAGGCGCGGGCGATCGGCCTTGCGACCTGCGTGTCCGAAGACCCGCTGGCGCAGGCGACAGCCATCGCGCAGACCATCGCCGACCGCAACCCCCACGCGATGCGCGGGGCGAAGCGCCTGATCAACGCCATGGCGGACAAGTCGACCGACGACCTGCTGATGGAAGAAAGCCGCGAACAGCACGCGCTGCTGGGTTCGAAGAACCAGATGGAAGCGGTGATGTCCGGGATGGAAAAGCGGAAGGCGCGTTACGACGACGCGTGA
- a CDS encoding acyl-CoA thioesterase → MRFASLIDAIPADSRPVTLPGAENWMQGRTLFGGASAALALEAARRALPGLPPFRAAQVGFVAPVGANLAFTVEIVRQGRNVTQVRSDIASDGKLALTALMLFGDSREPNAVHPAARADPWPGPPEDCEALGSGPANFFTQNMEIRRAQDERGRGVPIMRRWVRLRERDGLDPIIQAIVLGDALPPGSMRAMQRQGPLSSINWSFNLLDPEARTRDGWFLAETAGDHADHGYSSERLRLWNADGQQVLAGMQAAAIFG, encoded by the coding sequence ATGCGCTTTGCCTCCCTGATCGATGCCATCCCCGCCGACTCCCGCCCTGTCACCCTGCCCGGGGCGGAAAACTGGATGCAAGGGCGAACCCTGTTCGGCGGCGCTTCGGCGGCCCTGGCGCTGGAAGCGGCGCGGCGGGCGCTGCCCGGCTTGCCCCCGTTTCGCGCGGCGCAGGTCGGTTTCGTGGCGCCGGTGGGCGCGAACCTGGCATTCACGGTGGAGATCGTGCGGCAGGGCCGCAACGTCACCCAGGTGCGCAGCGACATCGCCAGCGACGGCAAGCTGGCGCTCACCGCGCTCATGCTGTTTGGCGACAGCCGGGAGCCGAATGCGGTCCATCCGGCGGCCCGGGCAGACCCCTGGCCCGGGCCGCCGGAAGACTGCGAGGCCCTGGGAAGCGGGCCGGCCAACTTCTTCACCCAGAACATGGAAATCCGCCGTGCCCAGGACGAACGGGGCCGGGGCGTCCCCATCATGCGGCGCTGGGTGCGGTTGAGGGAACGCGACGGGCTCGATCCGATAATCCAGGCGATCGTGCTGGGCGATGCGCTGCCGCCGGGTTCGATGCGGGCGATGCAGCGGCAGGGGCCGCTCTCCTCGATCAACTGGAGCTTCAACCTGCTCGATCCCGAAGCCCGCACGCGCGACGGCTGGTTCCTGGCCGAAACGGCAGGCGATCATGCCGATCACGGCTATTCCAGCGAGCGGCTCCGCCTGTGGAACGCCGATGGTCAACAGGTGCTGGCAGGAATGCAGGCGGCCGCGATCTTCGGCTGA
- a CDS encoding DUF6961 family protein produces the protein MKSRDKELWAVAVWVEKTHGTDGPRYIAEQVGRLALEGDEGGVAMWRNVAARFDQLSRSENPGRAS, from the coding sequence ATGAAGAGCCGCGACAAAGAGCTTTGGGCCGTAGCCGTGTGGGTCGAGAAAACGCACGGCACGGATGGCCCCCGGTACATAGCCGAACAGGTCGGACGGCTTGCTCTTGAAGGGGACGAGGGCGGTGTTGCGATGTGGCGAAATGTGGCGGCGCGATTCGATCAACTGAGCCGGTCTGAAAATCCCGGTCGTGCTAGCTAG
- a CDS encoding thermonuclease family protein, translating into MGGNCVIDGDTFHLDGVKIRIADIDTPELKGRCDWEIQKAQEARDRLAVLLSEGPFELQPISDRDEDQYGRKLRVVTRDGRSLGDQLVSERLARTWTGRREPWC; encoded by the coding sequence ATGGGCGGAAATTGTGTGATCGACGGGGACACCTTTCATCTCGATGGCGTGAAAATTCGCATCGCTGATATCGATACGCCAGAATTGAAAGGGCGGTGCGATTGGGAAATCCAGAAGGCGCAGGAGGCGCGGGATCGGCTGGCCGTGCTTCTGAGCGAAGGGCCATTCGAGCTTCAACCAATAAGCGACCGAGACGAGGATCAATATGGGCGAAAGTTGCGGGTCGTCACCCGCGACGGACGATCGCTTGGCGATCAACTCGTAAGCGAAAGGCTAGCGAGAACGTGGACTGGGCGCCGGGAACCTTGGTGTTGA